Genomic DNA from Paenibacillus borealis:
AGGGATGAACGGCGGCGAAGCCTGCTGCTGAAGCGGTACGAGACCGGAATTGCACGGTTTGCCGCACTGCTGCATATAGGCGTAGAGCGCGGGGAGTTCAGCCCGCTTCTGCCGCTGGCGCAGCTGGCAAGAATTACCGCCTCTTACCAGGAAGGAATCATGACCCATACCCTTGCCGTAGGGCCTGAGCTCGCACACACGGAATTCCAGATTAAAGCTCTGCTTGAATATCTGGAGCAATTGCTGAACCCCGGGCACCGCCCGGCTGAAGAATAGGAGGCCCCGCCACATGTCCGCACTCTTCCGCAATCCCGTCTTTACCAGGCTGTTCCTGGCCGCCTTCGCTTCACAGCTCGGGACAGTTGTCGGGAATATGGCCTTTGCCTATTATCTTGTGGACCATTTCAGCACGCGTCCGGCGCTGGCGGCAACGGCTGAACTGATGTATTCCTTGCCGACGCTGGCCGTGTTCTGGCTTGTCGGAGTCATCGCCGACCTGCTCGACCGCAAGAAGATTGCCGCTTACAGCGACTGGATCCGGGCCGGATTAACGCTGCTGCTCCTGGTGTGCCTGCATTTTGAACTGCTGACCTTATGCTTTCTGCTGTTGTTCCTCCGCAGCGCCGTCGCGAAGTTCTTCGGTCCCGCCGAGATGGGCCTGCTGCAGGGCAGCATCGGACAGGAGCAATATGTTCAGGCAGCGGGCCTGAACCAGATGATTATGGGGCTGTTCATGCTGTTCGGAATGAGTCTGGGCGCAGCAGCTTACCGGCTCCTCGGCATTGAGGGCGCGATTCTGATCGATGCGCTGAGCTTCATTATCTCCGGACTCCTGATCCTAAGCTGCCGGTTCACAGCTGAAGTGCGGATGCCCGGCGGACACCACGCACTGCGGGATATCCGGTTTCCGCAGCTGCTTAAGGATTTCCGTGAAGGGCTGCGTTATATCCTCGGGCACAAGCTGCTCCTTACACTCATCTCCGGCTTCCTGTTCTTCGGCATCGTCAACGGCGTGTTTGCCGTCCTGCCTATTTTTGCAATGAAATACAAGCTCAGCCCGGATAACTATATGCTTCATGCCTCGCTGATTACCCTCTGCCTGGGCACCGGCTTCCTGATCGGCAGCCTCGCCGGCTCCCCGTTGATCCGCCGGTTCACACGCTCCCAGGTACTGATCTTCGGATTGCTGTTATCCAGCCTGCTGATCATTGCCCTGGGCTCGGCGGACACCCTCTGGATCTATCTTCCGCTCGTTCTGATCGAAGGCATCTGCATTGCACCGGTGAATATCGCCCTTGGCAGCTGGCTGCCGGAGCTGGTCATCCCGCAGAACATGGGGCGTGTCAACGCGCTGATTGAGCCCGTAATGATGCTCGGGCACTCCCTGGCGCTTGGTTTTGTGGCAATTGCCTTTCCGGCCGTCGTGTCAATCACTTGGCTGCATTACATTCTGGGCATATGCACCCTGCTGGTCAGCGTGTATTACGGGTTCGCCCTGCCTCCGCTCGTCCGCAGACTGGCCCTGCCTAACGGGAGTTCTTCAGCCGCTGACATTGCAGGCTAAGGACGTACAAGATAACTGTTTTTTAGATCGAATGCACAGCAAAAAGGATGCCCCCAAGCCCATGATCCATTACATTCGGCTTTAGGGACATCCTGTCTCAATTTTCATGCTTCTTTATTCTTCCTCATGCTTTTTCACAGCTGCCTCAGTTTATTTCTGCAGCTCCAGATCCTTTTGCTTCAGCAGGTCAGCGTATTCCGCTTTGTACTGTTCCAGCTTCAGCTTCAAGTCAGCGCTGTCCGGACTCGATTTCAGCAGGCTGCTGGTGGCCAGGATATTATTGACTGCGGTATCAATTTTAGCGTCGATAACTTCAATCTTGCTCTTGGTCACGGTTAAGGCGGGATCAGGTGTAGCAATCGGCACAGGACCAAGAATAGCATTCTTATCGCTTGAGGAAGAAGCGCCTCCCTCTGTCTTTTCATCCAGGCTGATCGTTTTGCCTTCTACGGAAACCTTGAATCCAGCTAATTCCCCGATTGCA
This window encodes:
- a CDS encoding MFS transporter, with the translated sequence MSALFRNPVFTRLFLAAFASQLGTVVGNMAFAYYLVDHFSTRPALAATAELMYSLPTLAVFWLVGVIADLLDRKKIAAYSDWIRAGLTLLLLVCLHFELLTLCFLLLFLRSAVAKFFGPAEMGLLQGSIGQEQYVQAAGLNQMIMGLFMLFGMSLGAAAYRLLGIEGAILIDALSFIISGLLILSCRFTAEVRMPGGHHALRDIRFPQLLKDFREGLRYILGHKLLLTLISGFLFFGIVNGVFAVLPIFAMKYKLSPDNYMLHASLITLCLGTGFLIGSLAGSPLIRRFTRSQVLIFGLLLSSLLIIALGSADTLWIYLPLVLIEGICIAPVNIALGSWLPELVIPQNMGRVNALIEPVMMLGHSLALGFVAIAFPAVVSITWLHYILGICTLLVSVYYGFALPPLVRRLALPNGSSSAADIAG